A region of bacterium DNA encodes the following proteins:
- a CDS encoding helix-turn-helix domain-containing protein, translated as MTNIIYIGVLLGAVQGFFLAAALVVRKKNHTANRLLAIMVFIFAVRAMTIYLLETTGNSFFTELQTVTWPTLFLFAPLFFFYSRILLLHIPFIWRKNILHFIPALALSIQVIIYYVLCIFGKLPESVETPESSIGKILDFFFSNLFLLMGWYYTIRVYGLLRIYRRRIHEFYSNHARIQFSWLWVMTVFQFVIWGYETGIHLILYMNIPIATPVRMVSFIILTLWIYVMGYFAINLPEIFAGEMPTDDGSEIALNTEKYRKSGLDETKALEYKTKLLQFMNDQKPYTNSEITLRDLAGFLNISEHNLSEVINTLLKKNFYDFINFYRVEDAKKRLLDPRFSEYTILAIAMEAGFNSKSSFNSLFKKFTGTTPSQFRSS; from the coding sequence ATGACAAATATTATTTATATCGGCGTACTATTAGGGGCCGTCCAAGGGTTTTTTCTCGCCGCGGCTCTTGTTGTTCGAAAAAAAAATCATACGGCCAACCGGCTACTCGCGATCATGGTATTCATCTTTGCCGTACGGGCGATGACGATATATCTTCTTGAAACCACCGGGAATTCCTTTTTTACTGAATTACAAACCGTTACATGGCCGACGTTGTTTTTGTTTGCACCGCTTTTTTTCTTTTATTCCAGGATTTTACTGCTTCATATACCTTTCATTTGGCGCAAAAATATTTTGCATTTTATTCCTGCTCTTGCGCTATCCATTCAGGTGATTATTTATTACGTCTTATGTATTTTTGGGAAACTACCAGAATCGGTCGAAACCCCAGAAAGCTCTATCGGTAAAATTCTTGATTTCTTTTTTTCCAACTTGTTTTTATTGATGGGTTGGTACTATACAATTCGGGTATATGGCCTGCTGCGCATTTACCGACGGCGTATTCATGAATTCTACTCAAACCACGCTCGCATTCAATTCTCATGGCTATGGGTAATGACTGTATTTCAATTCGTAATCTGGGGGTATGAGACTGGTATCCATTTAATACTGTACATGAATATACCCATAGCTACTCCCGTGCGTATGGTCAGCTTCATTATTCTGACGTTATGGATTTATGTGATGGGCTACTTTGCTATCAATTTGCCCGAAATATTTGCCGGCGAGATGCCAACTGACGATGGTAGCGAAATCGCTTTAAACACTGAAAAATACCGAAAGTCAGGGCTGGACGAGACAAAGGCGCTTGAATACAAAACCAAATTATTGCAATTCATGAACGATCAAAAACCTTATACCAATTCTGAAATCACATTGCGTGATCTGGCCGGTTTTCTGAATATATCTGAGCATAATCTGTCTGAAGTAATCAATACATTGCTCAAAAAAAACTTCTATGATTTCATTAATTTTTACCGTGTAGAGGACGCCAAAAAAAGGCTTCTCGATCCCCGGTTTTCGGAATATACTATCTTAGCCATCGCTATGGAAGCTGGGTTCAACTCTAAATCCAGTTTCAACTCTCTTTTTAAAAAATTCACCGGTACGACACCCAGTCAATTCCGTTCCAGTTGA